One window of Panthera tigris isolate Pti1 chromosome C2, P.tigris_Pti1_mat1.1, whole genome shotgun sequence genomic DNA carries:
- the GPR160 gene encoding probable G-protein coupled receptor 160 isoform X5 produces the protein MVYVIFLSWHPEVDVISHVHRRTCVRWGRTSRHLSWPFRVGDRVPARAGTEIKLRDFSGLFVLRDRGTLVALGGGGRGQPPNSGGDRQDLARGGRSCEETGSLRPTFCKRLGVESLGICH, from the exons ATGGTCTATGTAATTTTCCTCTCCTGGCACCCAGAGGTGGATGTAATCAGTCACGTACACAGACGCACGTGTGTTCGTTGGGGGCGGACTTCGCGTCACCTCTCTTGGCCCTTCCGCGTTGGGGACCGTGTCCCCGCGCGCGCCGGCACAGAGATTAAGCTCCGAGATTTTTCAGGGCTGTTTGTTCTACGAGACCGTGGTACCCTG GTGGCCCTGGGAGGCGGCGGCCGGGGCCAACCCCCGAATTCCGGAGGCGACCGCCAGGACCTAGCCCGCGGAGGAAGGTCCTGCGAGGAAACCGGCTCGCTCCGCCCCACCTTTTGCAAAAGACTCGG AGTTGAATCTTTGGGAATTTGCCACTAG
- the GPR160 gene encoding probable G-protein coupled receptor 160 isoform X3, which translates to MVYVIFLSWHPEVDVISHVHRRTCVRWGRTSRHLSWPFRVGDRVPARAGTEIKLRDFSGLFVLRDRGTLVRSSFLAGSEFLLDNLGLLSGTRQLKLLFLTWAGGPGRRRPGPTPEFRRRPPGPSPRRKVLRGNRLAPPHLLQKTRS; encoded by the exons ATGGTCTATGTAATTTTCCTCTCCTGGCACCCAGAGGTGGATGTAATCAGTCACGTACACAGACGCACGTGTGTTCGTTGGGGGCGGACTTCGCGTCACCTCTCTTGGCCCTTCCGCGTTGGGGACCGTGTCCCCGCGCGCGCCGGCACAGAGATTAAGCTCCGAGATTTTTCAGGGCTGTTTGTTCTACGAGACCGTGGTACCCTGGTTCGTTCCtctttcctggctggctcagaattCCTTCTAGATAACCTGGGGCTGCTCTCCGGAACTCGTCAGCTGAAGCTCCTTTTTCTCACCTGGGCAGGTGGCCCTGGGAGGCGGCGGCCGGGGCCAACCCCCGAATTCCGGAGGCGACCGCCAGGACCTAGCCCGCGGAGGAAGGTCCTGCGAGGAAACCGGCTCGCTCCGCCCCACCTTTTGCAAAAGACTCGG AGTTGA
- the GPR160 gene encoding probable G-protein coupled receptor 160 isoform X4: protein MVYVIFLSWHPEVDVISHVHRRTCVRWGRTSRHLSWPFRVGDRVPARAGTEIKLRDFSGLFVLRDRGTLVALGGGGRGQPPNSGGDRQDLARGGRSCEETGSLRPTFCKRLGACSHWYARYQE, encoded by the exons ATGGTCTATGTAATTTTCCTCTCCTGGCACCCAGAGGTGGATGTAATCAGTCACGTACACAGACGCACGTGTGTTCGTTGGGGGCGGACTTCGCGTCACCTCTCTTGGCCCTTCCGCGTTGGGGACCGTGTCCCCGCGCGCGCCGGCACAGAGATTAAGCTCCGAGATTTTTCAGGGCTGTTTGTTCTACGAGACCGTGGTACCCTG GTGGCCCTGGGAGGCGGCGGCCGGGGCCAACCCCCGAATTCCGGAGGCGACCGCCAGGACCTAGCCCGCGGAGGAAGGTCCTGCGAGGAAACCGGCTCGCTCCGCCCCACCTTTTGCAAAAGACTCGG